A genomic region of Rhipicephalus sanguineus isolate Rsan-2018 chromosome 1, BIME_Rsan_1.4, whole genome shotgun sequence contains the following coding sequences:
- the LOC119374892 gene encoding cell division control protein 45 homolog: protein MFVDVDNLANEFYLEVIKTRVLVIIATDVDAVAACRILQQLFHSDNALYTLVPVSKKAAVAAAYRDHCEGIKNVVLLNCGATWDVIEECKPEDDDVVFYIADSNRPVHIHNVYNTSQVRLLMPSLPEEGVPAYEDLFREDEDDDEDEMSIEEVADRRRERREWEERRKQLLFEYTEFSYHGKSTAVTMFEMSWKMTRDTPEILWWAIIGQSEQYISGKIEHNRYVLEAGDLQAHVSRQIQRRTAALDPLAVQISFDQELHLPLYTHWSLMESLRNTPNIFCKFKLWTQKGYRRLQEFLAELGLPLLQCKQQYASMDINLRNNVKEWMCNMAEKYGLENLLFACFTGKCGYRDHFFASDAAFGLMALLESPVDDVTTNFFNALDALSWSNTELLRSGIQLAKERLVATTQQVHSFMDLGSIICAGPFLYSTVQEGAQHSKLFGWPSGLFQLARCALQAYVANTKSRRFAILPLVLAADYSSDPAYTLVVGIPPLSEDSPKNFFGRAFERASTMTHCTYHADFFCSPAVLVYKQDRGKFLDALVSLLV from the exons ATGTTCGTAGACGTAGATAACCTTGCAAACGAGTTCTACTTGGAGGTGATTAAGACCCGAGTCTTGGTTATTATCGCTACGGATGTGGATGCTGTAGCGGCGTGCCGCATTTTGCAGCAGTTGTTTCACTCCGACAACGCACTGTACACGCTTGTTCCTGTGTCGAAGAAAGCGGCTGTGGCAGCAGCGTACCGCGATCACTGTGAAGGAATTAAGAACGTCGTCTTGCTGAATTGCGGTGCGACGTGGGACGTAATTGAAGAGTGCAAGCCTGAAGACGACGACGTAGTTTTCTACATAGCCGACAGCAATCGACCAGTGCACATTCACAATGTCTACAACACGAGTCAAGTCCGTCtcctgatgccatctttgccgGAGGAAGGTGTGCCCGCCTACGAGGACCTCTTCAGGGAGGACGAAGATGACGACGAGGATGAAATGAGCATAGAAGAAGTCGCCGACCGGCGGAGAGAGCGACGCGAGTGGGAGGAACGCCGTAAACAGCTTCTCTTTGAATACACCGAGTTCAGCTATCATGGTAAATCAACGGCTGTCACCATGTTCGAAATGAGTTGGAAGATGACTCGAGATACGCCAGAAATTCTATGGTGGGCGATCATCGGGCAGTCAGAGCAGTACATCTCCGGAAAAATTGAACACAATCG GTATGTGCTGGAGGCTGGGGACCTTCAGGCACATGTTTCCCGTCAAATTCAAAGAAGAACTGCTGCACTAGATCCTTTGGCAGTGCAAATATCGTTCGACCAGGAGCTGCATCTTCCTCTGTACACACATTGGTCCCTCATGGAGAGCCTACGAAACACCCCGAATATTTTTTGCAAATTTAAGTTGTGGACTCAAAAAGGCTACCGTAGACTGCAGGAGTTTCTTGCAGAACTTGGCCTACCACTTCTACAGTGCAAGCAGCAGTACGCTTCAATGGACATCAACCTCAGGAACAACGTGAAGGAGTGGATGTGCAACATGGCCGAGAAGTACGGGCTTGAAAATCTACTTTTTGCTTGCTTTACTGGCAAATGTGGCTACCGGGACCACTTCTTCGCCTCTGATGCTGCATTTGGCCTCATGGCTCTTCTTGAGTCTCCTGTAGATGATGTAACAACCAACTTCTTTAATGCACTAGATGCCCTTTCGTGGTCGAACACAGAGCTGCTGCGTAGTGGCATTCAGCTGGCAAAAGAGCGCTTGGTAGCCACCACGCAGCAGGTACACTCTTTTATGGATCTGGGCAGTATCATCTGTGCTGGGCCCTTTCTGTACAGCACTGTGCAGGAGGGTGCTCAACACAGTAAGCTCTTTGGATGGCCAAGTGGTCTCTTTCAGTTGGCCCGATGTGCACTGCAGGCCTATGTGGCCAACACCAAAAGCCGTCGCTTTGCCATCCTCCCCCTTGTGCTAGCAGCCGACTATTCAAGTGACCCTGCTTACACACTGGTAGTTGGCATCCCACCATTGTCCGAAGATTCGCCAAAGAACTTTTTTGGCCGTGCTTTTGAGCGGGCCAGCACAATGACACACTGTACATACCATGCTGATTTTTTCTGTTCACCAGCTGTTTTAGTTTACAAGCAGGATCGGGGCAAGTTTCTTGATGCTCTTGTGTCGTTGCTGGTTTGA